The following proteins come from a genomic window of Bacillus sp. SM2101:
- a CDS encoding beta-ketoacyl synthase N-terminal-like domain-containing protein, with translation MDNVYVTGTNLISSLGNEKESWIKIFETNSQPIEREYKLSNGSMQKYPVYSIREEVINSLFNKYNDLRIDDEFLKEDKDFILLLLSTLQCLEDANIDARSFKDKRIGLIIGHENLGVNTLIDSLLQEKTRLDSTNPVNSFNHYKNKFFRLQNYTYLYYLAKTLGINGPTYTVNNACASGLYALDLGSNLIKMDQADIVIVVAGDYAHVTEHLWLSEKGFSSTNGNITPFSNKATGSILGDGVGTVILESEKSLNKRNINPKAKYFTTSFLQDTWRINLPDVTAQSYRKVIQNSLKRYGESVDLIIPHGTGIPFWDKYESRGIKDAFDSLGSKVPDITAFKGYIGHTLGANSLIELIFGINSILSNTIPPINHGESSINNEYNLPFVTSTKNKKVRSLMKTVAAYGGFNASTIIEKV, from the coding sequence ATGGACAATGTTTATGTAACAGGAACCAATCTCATTTCGAGCTTAGGAAATGAGAAAGAGTCTTGGATAAAGATTTTCGAAACAAATAGTCAGCCTATTGAACGAGAATACAAGTTAAGTAATGGTAGCATGCAAAAATACCCTGTCTATTCCATTAGAGAAGAAGTTATTAATAGTTTATTTAACAAATACAATGACCTTAGAATAGATGATGAATTTTTAAAAGAAGATAAAGATTTTATATTATTACTTCTTTCCACACTACAATGTTTAGAAGATGCTAATATTGATGCTAGGTCTTTTAAGGATAAAAGAATAGGTTTAATTATTGGTCATGAAAATCTAGGTGTTAATACACTTATTGATAGTCTCCTACAAGAAAAAACAAGATTGGATTCCACCAATCCCGTTAATTCATTTAATCACTATAAAAACAAATTTTTCAGACTTCAAAACTACACATATTTATATTATCTAGCTAAGACATTAGGAATTAATGGGCCTACATACACAGTGAATAATGCCTGTGCCTCTGGTTTATACGCTTTAGACTTGGGTAGTAACCTTATTAAAATGGATCAAGCCGATATTGTGATAGTTGTAGCTGGTGACTATGCTCATGTTACTGAACATTTATGGTTAAGTGAGAAAGGTTTTAGTTCAACAAATGGTAACATTACCCCCTTTAGTAATAAAGCAACTGGATCAATATTAGGAGATGGGGTAGGAACAGTTATATTAGAGTCAGAAAAAAGCTTAAACAAAAGAAACATAAATCCTAAAGCGAAATATTTTACTACATCATTCCTTCAAGATACATGGAGAATAAACCTCCCCGATGTGACAGCCCAATCTTACAGAAAAGTAATTCAGAACTCATTAAAAAGGTATGGAGAAAGTGTAGACCTTATTATCCCACATGGAACAGGTATACCTTTCTGGGACAAATATGAATCTAGAGGAATTAAGGATGCTTTTGATTCATTGGGTTCAAAAGTTCCAGATATCACTGCATTCAAAGGTTATATAGGTCATACACTTGGAGCAAACAGTTTGATAGAATTAATCTTCGGAATTAATAGCATTCTATCAAACACTATTCCTCCTATTAACCACGGGGAATCAAGCATTAACAATGAATACAATTTACCTTTCGTGACTAGTACGAAAAACAAAAAGGTAAGAAGTTTGATGAAAACTGTCGCAGCTTATGGTGGGTTTAATGCTTCAACAATAATTGAAAAAGTA
- a CDS encoding beta-ketoacyl synthase N-terminal-like domain-containing protein, with protein sequence MIQIKGISSISPFGLGVEKFISRFGLSEEMEKELIPPDSLNYKYLQGLRILPKVSQYGCISASEAFRFAGYPNFKEKDDRTGVIVSNNFGSLHAIKDMFEDSDKYGPNSVNPRFFPGTVLNVVAGHISIKLKLSGPNITISEGVYSGQKSLLYAYELLEQGEIERVIVCDLNIYPPQKYRTTVQDYLPRFEHVSTVLLEKVSPNNSGKNGVPIKISRSFNPIHQYNEIEAQDIIPHLLNNSYRILKEQERAKTYLSTQSDQTMINIELN encoded by the coding sequence ATGATCCAAATAAAGGGCATTTCATCTATTTCTCCTTTTGGTTTAGGTGTTGAGAAATTTATTTCTCGATTTGGATTGAGTGAAGAAATGGAGAAGGAGCTAATACCTCCAGATTCCTTGAATTATAAATACTTACAAGGGTTACGTATACTACCAAAGGTAAGTCAATATGGTTGTATATCTGCTAGTGAGGCGTTTAGATTTGCCGGTTATCCAAATTTTAAAGAAAAAGATGATAGAACTGGGGTTATTGTCTCCAATAATTTCGGTAGTCTACATGCTATAAAAGACATGTTTGAAGACTCAGATAAATACGGTCCTAATAGTGTAAATCCTAGATTTTTCCCAGGAACAGTCCTAAATGTTGTTGCTGGACACATTTCTATAAAACTAAAACTTAGTGGACCAAATATTACTATTTCCGAAGGGGTTTATTCCGGACAAAAAAGTTTACTGTATGCGTATGAACTTTTAGAACAGGGAGAGATAGAAAGAGTTATAGTCTGTGACTTAAATATTTATCCACCACAAAAATATCGAACAACCGTTCAAGATTATCTTCCTAGATTCGAACATGTAAGTACTGTATTGTTAGAAAAAGTGAGTCCCAACAACTCAGGAAAAAATGGGGTACCCATCAAAATAAGCAGATCTTTTAATCCAATTCACCAATATAATGAGATAGAAGCTCAAGATATTATTCCACACCTACTAAATAACTCTTATCGAATCTTAAAAGAACAGGAAAGAGCAAAAACCTATTTATCTACTCAATCAGATCAGACCATGATAAATATAGAACTTAACTAG
- a CDS encoding RnfABCDGE type electron transport complex subunit D, whose product MINLKENKLRVVTSWSEYKIDPRYFVLLFLASFTIGGQFYLDFYQKWDAVITSVSVTVLTEIILTKIFHKKWNLFPISAVITGMGVGLLVSSYLLWVYALTAFISIFLKFVIKFKKGHIFNPNNVAVVLVLFFLQEYAVSTPKQWSNGYLIMAVILCLGLIATYLANRLDVVLTFLGGFTVFGLFRHFVLGAPLFAAIGPLFGAGLQLFAFFMITDPKSTPTTRKSRIIFALLVAFVDAVFRVYRIPNPQFYALFVISLLTIIPFRIWVSKKINHNKIGEVEV is encoded by the coding sequence ATGATTAACTTAAAAGAAAATAAATTAAGAGTGGTTACTTCTTGGAGTGAATATAAAATAGATCCAAGATATTTTGTTTTGTTGTTTCTTGCTTCATTTACAATTGGAGGACAATTTTATTTAGATTTTTATCAAAAGTGGGATGCTGTTATAACATCAGTGTCTGTAACGGTTCTCACTGAGATTATCTTAACAAAGATTTTTCACAAAAAATGGAATTTATTTCCTATTAGTGCAGTGATTACTGGGATGGGAGTTGGACTCTTAGTTAGCTCTTATTTGCTCTGGGTATATGCACTTACTGCTTTTATTTCTATATTCTTAAAGTTTGTCATCAAGTTTAAAAAAGGACATATTTTTAACCCAAATAATGTTGCAGTTGTTTTAGTACTGTTTTTTTTACAAGAATACGCTGTTAGTACACCAAAACAATGGTCTAATGGATATTTAATTATGGCTGTAATTCTATGTCTTGGGTTAATTGCAACATACCTAGCAAACCGACTTGATGTTGTCTTAACCTTTTTAGGAGGGTTTACCGTATTTGGATTATTCCGTCACTTTGTATTAGGAGCTCCATTATTTGCTGCAATAGGCCCTTTATTTGGTGCAGGTCTCCAATTATTTGCTTTCTTTATGATAACAGATCCAAAATCTACTCCTACCACAAGGAAATCTAGGATCATTTTTGCTTTGTTAGTTGCATTTGTTGATGCAGTATTTCGTGTTTATCGTATTCCAAACCCTCAATTCTACGCTTTGTTTGTCATTAGTCTTTTAACTATTATACCATTTCGTATATGGGTATCAAAAAAGATTAACCACAACAAAATTGGTGAAGTGGAGGTATAA
- a CDS encoding beta-ketoacyl-[acyl-carrier-protein] synthase family protein: MSPILASGTAVMSSLGTNINDTWSGLLTKKHGTEKVKTFSIDKHKNQNACEVKGLSLVCFDDVLKLGRASSMLITSIDDALHDAGIDIQDIERCGICIGTTMGELDGLDKDSATNRYGPQVLSENVKNYYNLTGPSWTITNACAAGNFSIAKAVDELESGRADVMIAAGVDALSWVAFTGFSSLRAMSPDLCRPFDENRKGLILGEGAGVVILETMEHLLKRSGKAKASILGYGMNCDAHHITQPDPAAAGAISAMKAALEKANMKPSDIGYVSAHGTGTPANDLMEGNALYELFGKSVKTSSIKGNIGHTLGAASVIEAAICIKALEEKLLPPTANVKSLDPRINVDVLWDKPESFKSMFVMSNAYAFGGINSSIIIGKAF; encoded by the coding sequence ATGAGTCCTATTCTAGCTTCTGGAACAGCTGTTATGTCATCGTTAGGAACAAATATTAATGACACTTGGTCAGGATTATTAACTAAAAAACACGGAACCGAAAAGGTAAAAACATTTTCTATAGACAAACACAAAAATCAAAATGCATGTGAGGTAAAAGGTTTAAGTTTAGTTTGTTTTGATGACGTCTTAAAATTAGGACGAGCATCAAGTATGTTGATTACCTCTATTGATGATGCACTCCATGATGCTGGTATTGATATTCAAGATATAGAAAGATGTGGTATTTGTATTGGCACAACAATGGGAGAACTAGATGGATTAGATAAAGATAGTGCCACCAACAGATATGGCCCACAAGTCCTTTCTGAGAATGTAAAAAATTATTACAATCTTACAGGTCCATCATGGACAATAACAAATGCATGTGCGGCAGGGAATTTTTCTATTGCAAAAGCAGTAGATGAACTCGAAAGTGGTCGTGCAGATGTTATGATTGCCGCTGGTGTAGATGCTTTATCATGGGTAGCATTTACTGGGTTCAGTAGTTTAAGAGCTATGTCACCAGATCTTTGTCGACCATTCGATGAAAATCGAAAAGGTTTAATTTTAGGGGAAGGTGCTGGAGTCGTAATTTTAGAAACTATGGAACATCTACTTAAAAGAAGTGGAAAAGCAAAAGCTTCTATTTTAGGTTATGGAATGAATTGTGATGCGCACCATATTACACAACCAGATCCTGCTGCCGCTGGTGCCATATCTGCAATGAAAGCCGCTCTAGAAAAAGCAAACATGAAACCATCTGATATTGGATATGTTAGTGCCCATGGAACAGGTACACCGGCAAATGACTTAATGGAAGGGAATGCATTGTACGAATTATTTGGGAAAAGTGTGAAAACCAGCTCAATTAAAGGTAATATTGGTCACACACTTGGGGCTGCAAGTGTAATTGAAGCAGCAATATGTATAAAAGCACTGGAGGAGAAGTTACTCCCTCCAACTGCAAATGTGAAAAGTCTTGATCCTAGAATAAATGTAGACGTCTTATGGGATAAGCCTGAAAGCTTTAAAAGTATGTTTGTTATGTCTAACGCATATGCATTCGGAGGAATTAATTCTTCTATCATTATAGGAAAAGCTTTTTAA
- a CDS encoding tetratricopeptide repeat protein produces MLKKFLIILLALFLIGGVFVVYKLYKSYDIPQLDKTISIEDLNLNFDKEKLVSKNLTETKNLPLEKVNNDNHENAYLFAKKLIEDGNSQEAIPYLKKIVKLEPTNLRYINDLRVLYLEMNQTDLFLQFSGTVSQTYEIKLNNALAYVDYLQTPDLGTANLGQKSAQSINILNSILEEDPYDILAHYARGLNNLYWPAGLQRSSKSIQDLTYCVSAENTFNSTDFEFWPNCYTALGDAYVKDGQVDQGKLVWSTGLKKFPDNHQLKLRTNLSDDQALDLVREERGIDIFQRPDPSITNLNVLWE; encoded by the coding sequence ATGTTAAAAAAATTTTTAATTATTCTTTTAGCCTTATTTTTGATAGGTGGAGTATTTGTAGTATACAAACTATACAAGAGCTATGATATTCCACAATTGGATAAGACAATTTCAATAGAAGATTTAAATCTAAATTTTGACAAAGAAAAATTAGTTTCGAAGAATCTTACCGAGACAAAAAACTTGCCGCTCGAAAAAGTGAATAATGACAATCATGAAAATGCCTATTTATTTGCCAAAAAGCTTATAGAGGACGGGAATAGTCAAGAAGCAATTCCCTATTTAAAGAAAATCGTAAAATTAGAACCAACAAACTTAAGATATATTAATGATCTTAGGGTCCTTTATCTTGAGATGAATCAAACGGATTTATTTCTACAATTTAGTGGTACAGTTTCACAAACATATGAAATTAAACTTAACAATGCCCTTGCATATGTCGATTACTTACAAACCCCAGACCTTGGAACAGCTAACCTTGGTCAAAAATCAGCACAATCTATTAATATACTAAACTCTATTCTTGAAGAAGATCCCTATGATATATTAGCCCATTATGCAAGAGGATTAAATAATTTGTATTGGCCTGCTGGATTACAGCGTTCAAGTAAATCCATACAGGACCTAACATATTGTGTTTCAGCAGAAAATACCTTTAACAGTACAGATTTTGAGTTTTGGCCTAATTGTTACACAGCACTTGGTGATGCTTATGTAAAAGATGGACAAGTTGACCAAGGGAAGCTTGTCTGGAGTACTGGTCTAAAAAAATTTCCTGATAACCATCAATTAAAATTAAGGACTAACCTATCTGACGACCAAGCACTTGATTTGGTAAGAGAAGAAAGAGGAATTGATATTTTCCAAAGGCCTGACCCTTCTATTACTAATTTAAACGTTCTTTGGGAGTAG